The uncultured Fusobacterium sp. DNA segment TTATAAATAGTTCCCTCTCTAATATCTTTTGAAATCTCAACTAATGGTTGATATATTATTCTTCCAGAACCAATATTTAAGTGTCCTACTTCAGAGTTTCCCATTTGTCCATCTGGTAATCCTACTGCTTCCCCTGAAGCTTGTAATTCAGAATGAGGGTATTCATTCATAAGTCTATAAAAATTTTCTGGGTTAGCTGCTGTTATAGCATTTTTTTGTTCTGGATTCTTATTTATTCCCCAACCATCAAGTATCATTAACATTACTGGTTTTTTCATTATTTTTTATTCCTCCTAAAATTTAACTACTTAGCTGCTAAAACTATTTTAGCGAATGAAGCTGCCTCTAATGAAGCTCCTCCTATTAATCCACCATCTATATCAGCTTGAGCTAATAATTCTGCTGCATTTTCAGGTTTCATTGATCCTCCATATTGAATTACCATCTCATCAGCTACTGCTCCAAACATAGATTTTAATACATCTCTAATCTCTTTGTGAGTTTCTTGTGCCATTTCTGGTGTAGCAGTTTTTCCTGTTCCTATTGCCCATACTGGTTCATAAGCTATGATTATATTTTTAGCTTCTTCAGCTGTTATATCTTTTAATCCTTCTCTTACTTGAGTTTCATTTACTTCAGCAGTTCTTCCTGCTTCTCTATCTTCTAATTTTTCTCCAATACATAAAATAGGAGTCATTCCTGCTGCTAATACAGCTTTTACTTTTTCATTGATAAATTCGTTTGATTCTTTGAAATACTCTCTTCTTTCTGAGTGTCCTAAAATTACATATTTTACTCCTATTGCTTTTAACATAGTAGGAGAAACTTCTCCAGTATAAGCTCCTGATGATTTAGGAT contains these protein-coding regions:
- the tpiA gene encoding triose-phosphate isomerase — translated: MRTNVIAGNWKMNKTNAEAVEMLTELKGLVKDVEGVKIVIGAPFTALSDAVKAVEGSNIAIAAENVYPKSSGAYTGEVSPTMLKAIGVKYVILGHSERREYFKESNEFINEKVKAVLAAGMTPILCIGEKLEDREAGRTAEVNETQVREGLKDITAEEAKNIIIAYEPVWAIGTGKTATPEMAQETHKEIRDVLKSMFGAVADEMVIQYGGSMKPENAAELLAQADIDGGLIGGASLEAASFAKIVLAAK